From Acidihalobacter aeolianus, a single genomic window includes:
- a CDS encoding SDR family oxidoreductase yields MPSILITGAGRGIGLALAQQYCEAGWQVIACHRSRSPALSALGERGVSLHSLDVVDDAQIGELTASLAGKPLDVLFNNAGVYGPDADAFGELDAAGLLATLHVNTVAPLLLAQALLPNLLAGSRKVIATLSSRMGSIADNGSGGHYPYRASKAGLNAALKSLAIDLGPRGFTVLVLHPGWVRTDMGGPHGQLSVDESAAGLRRLVDRASQRDNGKFLDVDGHELPW; encoded by the coding sequence ATGCCTAGTATTCTGATTACGGGAGCAGGCAGAGGAATCGGTCTGGCATTGGCGCAGCAGTACTGCGAAGCCGGATGGCAAGTCATTGCGTGCCATCGCAGCCGATCACCTGCGCTGTCTGCCTTGGGTGAGAGAGGCGTCAGCCTGCATAGCCTGGATGTGGTCGACGACGCACAGATCGGGGAACTCACCGCCAGCCTCGCAGGTAAGCCATTGGATGTGCTGTTCAATAACGCGGGCGTCTACGGACCGGATGCTGATGCCTTCGGTGAGTTGGATGCAGCCGGGCTGCTTGCAACGCTGCACGTCAATACGGTTGCGCCGTTGCTGTTGGCCCAGGCGCTATTGCCGAATCTGCTGGCCGGTTCACGTAAGGTCATAGCGACCTTGAGCAGCAGGATGGGCAGCATCGCTGACAACGGTTCCGGGGGGCACTACCCCTATCGCGCATCCAAGGCCGGGCTGAACGCCGCCTTGAAGAGCCTGGCGATCGATCTGGGTCCTCGCGGCTTCACGGTGTTGGTTCTGCACCCGGGCTGGGTAAGGACCGACATGGGCGGACCACACGGTCAATTGAGTGTGGATGAGAGTGCTGCAGGTCTGAGAAGGTTGGTTGATCGTGCCAGCCAACGCGATAACGGGAAATTTCTCGACGTCGACGGCCACGAGTTACCATGGTGA
- a CDS encoding fructosamine kinase family protein gives MKPDIWADITARINSVLDRPEIFVASHPLAGGDTCQAYRLETRNSVFFVKLSSSLKEESFAAEAAGLDELAAVGAARCPRPLLHGHIADITFLVLEHIRISRQGNDAVLGSALAQIHRHTAHEYGWDRGNTIGRTPQDNRRTSDWATFWRDRRLLPQLKLAAQSAAPKSLLDLGERLLAEIPALLRGHRPEPSLLHGDLWGGNHGYDDTGRPVLFDPAVYYGDRETDIAMTQLFGGFGADFLDAYHEAWPLPCGHEQRRDLYNLYHVLNHYNLFGASYAGQASRMIDRLLASAS, from the coding sequence ATGAAGCCAGATATTTGGGCTGACATAACGGCCCGAATTAATTCCGTTCTCGATAGACCGGAAATCTTCGTTGCATCGCATCCGCTCGCCGGCGGCGACACCTGCCAGGCCTATCGGTTGGAAACCCGAAACAGTGTCTTTTTCGTCAAACTGTCGTCTTCCTTGAAGGAAGAATCGTTTGCTGCCGAGGCGGCGGGACTCGATGAACTCGCAGCGGTGGGTGCGGCCCGCTGCCCACGGCCACTGCTGCATGGGCACATAGCGGATATCACATTCCTCGTACTCGAACATATTCGGATCTCTCGACAAGGCAATGACGCGGTTCTTGGGTCCGCTCTAGCGCAGATCCACCGACATACAGCGCATGAATACGGTTGGGATCGCGGCAACACCATTGGACGTACCCCGCAGGACAATCGCCGCACCTCCGACTGGGCCACATTCTGGCGCGATCGCAGGCTTTTGCCGCAGCTAAAGCTCGCTGCGCAATCCGCTGCGCCAAAGTCACTGCTCGATCTAGGCGAGCGGCTTTTGGCTGAGATACCCGCATTACTGCGCGGACACCGGCCTGAGCCCTCACTGCTGCATGGCGATCTGTGGGGCGGTAACCACGGATATGACGACACGGGTCGCCCCGTGCTTTTCGATCCCGCGGTTTACTACGGTGACCGCGAAACCGACATCGCCATGACCCAGCTCTTCGGTGGATTCGGTGCGGATTTCCTAGATGCCTACCACGAAGCCTGGCCATTGCCGTGTGGGCATGAGCAGAGACGCGATCTATACAACCTCTACCACGTTCTCAATCATTACAACCTGTTCGGCGCGAGCTATGCCGGGCAGGCGTCGCGCATGATCGACCGCCTGCTAGCTTCTGCAAGCTGA